A window of Pedosphaera parvula Ellin514 genomic DNA:
GGCTTACGGAAGTTTCCTCGCCGATATCAAGGACGAAGACGCGGGCAAGGAACAGTATGAAAAAGCTCGTGAAATTGACCCGAAAAATCCCGCCGCCTGGAATAATTTAGCCAATTACTACGGCCACAACGGACCGGTCACGAATGCGTTTGCTTATTACACAAAAGCCATCGAATTGAATCCCACCGAGCCGGTTTATTATCACAACTTCGGCACCACAGTTTTCCTCTACCGCAAGGATGCGATGGAATTTTACAAGATCGATGAACAACAGGTTTTCAATAAGGCACTCGATCTTTATTCCAAGGCACAAAAGCTCGACCCGGATAATTTCCAACTCGCCCAGGACATCGCTCAAACTTATTACGGCATCCGTCCTCCTCGTTATGAAGACGCGTTAAAATCCTGGACCAACGCATTGCACGCCGCTGAAACGGATATCGAAAGGGAGGGCGTTTACATCCATGTCGCCCGTATCAAGGCCAGCACCGGCCATTTCGATGAAGCCCGCCAATGCCTCAACTCCGTCACGAACGAATTCTATAACACACTAAAAAAACGTGTGGCTCGCGCGGTTGATGAAAAGGAGGCAAAAGCAAAGGGCAGTGATGCGAAGGATACGAATGCACCCACGAACCTGGACGCTGACGTGCCCCTCGACAAATTACCTTCGAAGCAAAAGTCGTCTAACTAAATTGGAGCAGACGCAATTTCGCATTATCTCCGCGCCACTTTTGCCAGGCGATCCAGCAGCTTGTTATGGATGCCACCAAAGCCGCCATTGCTGAATACACAGATCACTTCGCCTCCCTGCGCATGCTTGCAGACATGCTCCACAATCGCGTCCGCATCGAGTAAATACTCCGCCGTCTTACCCTTGCTCTTAATTTCCTGCATCAAGCGCTCTGGATCCAGCCGTTCCTCCGGCTTTAATAATTCCAAGCGCGCAATCTGCGAAACCACCACGGCATCCGCATCGGCAAACGAATCTGCCAATTCAGTCTGGAAAACATTGCGTCGCGTTGTATTGGTGCGGGGTTCAAAAATCGCCCAAATCTTCTGCCCCTTAAATTTAATCCGCAATGCCTTCAATGTTTCGCGAATTGCCGTGGGATGATGTCCAAAATCATCCACCACCGTCACCCCGCCACTCACGCCACGCACTTCCATGCGGCGTTTGATGCCTTTAAACGTATCGAAAGCCGATTGAATTTCATGGTTCTTTAACCCGCAATGCTTCGCGCAAGCCACCACCGCCAGGGCATTCCTCACGTTCAATTCCCCCAACAAACCAATGCGGAATTTAAAACTCGGAATCTCAAATTCCGAAACCGTCGGCGCCAGATTTAAATTCATGGCCCGCCACGCATTCTCTTCACCAAAACCGAATCGTTTCACCGGACAATGCGTCACATTCAATAACGGAGCCAGATTCGGATCATCACCATTCGCGATCAACTGCCCATTGCGCGGCACCAAATTGATGAAGCGTTTGAATGCCGTCTGAATCGTTCCCAGGTTTTCAAAAATATCCGCGTGATCAAACTCAAGGTTATTGATGATCGCAACCTCCGGCAGGTAATGCACAAACTTGCTCCGTTTATCAAAAAAAGCCGTGTCATACTCATCCCCTTCAATGATGAACCATTCGCTGTCCGTGAACTTCGCCCCCTGCCCCAAATTATTCGGAATGCCTCCAATCAGATAACTTGGATTATACCCGTTGTGCTCGAAAACCCACGTCAACAGCGACGTCGTGGTGGTCTTCCCATGCGTGCCGGTCACCACCAGCGAACGCTTGCCGCGAATAAAAAATTCCTTCAACAATTCCGGCAGCGAGCAATATCTCAGCTTTTTTTCCAAAGCCACTTCCGCCTCCGGATTCCCGCGCGAAATCGCATTCCCGATCACCACCAGGTCCGGCTTGTGCGCCAGATTCGATTCCGCATAACCCGACATCACCTCTACTTTTTTCTCCGCCAAAAATGTCGACATCGGTGGATACACATTCTGGTCCGAACCCGTGACGTGAAAACCCTTCTCCTTCATCGCTGCCGCCGCTGATGCCATTGCTGTGCCGCAAATACCACGAAATGAACTGACCGGATTCCTGCAAACATAAAATTGAATGACAATTAAAATTTAAGAACTCTGCAACGCAGCAAGCAGGAATCAAAATCACGTCCAAGTCTAAACATCAAAATCGAAAATTCTCAACGCACCTAAACGAAAATCAGTCATCCTCGCCCGCATTTTGGACACCAATGTCCATATTTATTATAACTTATCTTTACATGTTTAAAACCAACAACATAAGCCGCGTTAATGCACAGGCTTCACCCGTCCTCGCCTACAGAATAAGCTGATCCGAGATGCCCCAGCATCCGGAGTTACCCAGCCGCAGATCGGCTCAAGTTTTTTCTGTTCGAGTCCTTACAACTTTTTTACAAAAGTCTGACAATTTCGGGAACTCCTTGTGTGATATTCATTCAGTGAGCCAGGCAGGATAAAGCTCGCTCCCGATAACACACATATGCACAATCCTATTTGGAAAATCCTTTGGCGACTGGTCACCCTAACCGCCCTTGTCTCACAGGCCGCGACTCCGGCCGACAGTGCGCCCCGAATTTTAGTCATTGCTCCACCCGCC
This region includes:
- a CDS encoding tetratricopeptide repeat protein produces the protein MSNLLIGLLGALVATNQPAAVSNLVTQTTGITVNVPDANDPVEKEYQKILADDDAAQTEVDGWIRGNNAFVEKGGGAPNDILNSRILKRFEVVKQEYEDFIKSNPKHVRAYLAYGSFLADIKDEDAGKEQYEKAREIDPKNPAAWNNLANYYGHNGPVTNAFAYYTKAIELNPTEPVYYHNFGTTVFLYRKDAMEFYKIDEQQVFNKALDLYSKAQKLDPDNFQLAQDIAQTYYGIRPPRYEDALKSWTNALHAAETDIEREGVYIHVARIKASTGHFDEARQCLNSVTNEFYNTLKKRVARAVDEKEAKAKGSDAKDTNAPTNLDADVPLDKLPSKQKSSN
- the mpl gene encoding UDP-N-acetylmuramate:L-alanyl-gamma-D-glutamyl-meso-diaminopimelate ligase — translated: MASAAAAMKEKGFHVTGSDQNVYPPMSTFLAEKKVEVMSGYAESNLAHKPDLVVIGNAISRGNPEAEVALEKKLRYCSLPELLKEFFIRGKRSLVVTGTHGKTTTTSLLTWVFEHNGYNPSYLIGGIPNNLGQGAKFTDSEWFIIEGDEYDTAFFDKRSKFVHYLPEVAIINNLEFDHADIFENLGTIQTAFKRFINLVPRNGQLIANGDDPNLAPLLNVTHCPVKRFGFGEENAWRAMNLNLAPTVSEFEIPSFKFRIGLLGELNVRNALAVVACAKHCGLKNHEIQSAFDTFKGIKRRMEVRGVSGGVTVVDDFGHHPTAIRETLKALRIKFKGQKIWAIFEPRTNTTRRNVFQTELADSFADADAVVVSQIARLELLKPEERLDPERLMQEIKSKGKTAEYLLDADAIVEHVCKHAQGGEVICVFSNGGFGGIHNKLLDRLAKVARR